Proteins encoded within one genomic window of Solibaculum mannosilyticum:
- a CDS encoding HU family DNA-binding protein yields the protein MNKSEFIAAVAEKSELTKKDAEKAVAAMMDAIMEAVAQDDKVQLIGFGTFERRERGEKVYRNPRTGEQMTVAPCKYPVFKAGRAFKEAVDK from the coding sequence ATGAACAAATCAGAATTCATTGCTGCTGTAGCAGAAAAGTCTGAACTGACCAAAAAAGATGCTGAGAAAGCTGTTGCAGCTATGATGGACGCCATCATGGAGGCAGTGGCCCAGGACGATAAAGTGCAGCTGATTGGCTTTGGTACCTTTGAGCGCCGTGAGCGCGGCGAGAAGGTCTACCGCAATCCCAGAACCGGCGAACAGATGACCGTTGCCCCGTGCAAATACCCTGTATTCAAAGCGGGCAGAGCGTTCAAAGAAGCGGTGGACAAATAA
- a CDS encoding RNA-binding S4 domain-containing protein translates to MRLDKYLKVSRLIKRRTVANEACDAGRVMANGKPARASYDVKVGDVLEISLGSNVVKAEVLAVTEHATKENAGLMYRILS, encoded by the coding sequence TTGAGACTGGATAAATATTTAAAGGTATCCCGGCTGATTAAGCGCCGGACGGTGGCCAATGAGGCCTGCGATGCCGGACGGGTCATGGCAAACGGCAAGCCGGCCCGGGCGTCCTACGACGTGAAGGTAGGGGATGTCCTGGAGATTTCCTTGGGATCCAATGTGGTGAAGGCGGAGGTTCTGGCGGTGACAGAGCACGCCACAAAGGAAAATGCAGGGCTGATGTACCGCATCCTAAGCTGA
- the yabP gene encoding sporulation protein YabP: MTEEKKMMKMPHNVILEDRRNLTVSGVSDVDSFDEQNITVFTDMGELAVRGYNLHINKLNIETGELTLEGEISSLTYTDEQQRGSGFFGRLFK, from the coding sequence ATGACAGAAGAAAAAAAGATGATGAAGATGCCCCATAACGTCATACTGGAGGACCGGAGGAATCTGACGGTATCCGGCGTATCGGATGTGGACAGTTTCGACGAGCAAAATATCACGGTGTTTACCGATATGGGAGAGCTTGCCGTGCGCGGCTATAATCTGCACATCAACAAGCTCAACATTGAGACGGGGGAACTGACGCTGGAAGGCGAGATCTCATCGCTTACCTATACCGATGAACAGCAGCGGGGATCGGGATTCTTTGGCCGCCTGTTCAAATAA
- the yabQ gene encoding spore cortex biosynthesis protein YabQ yields MGISLADQTMDFLFSCGVGFVLGAFYELFRFYRIIMRPGKVLVFFQDLFYWTVCGVATFLFIFWANAGEIRGFLIVGELLGAVIYYCTLGWLMLQNARLIARILHRISMFLKKYVWTPLTKPFRLLWRAIRKRTGKISQTTKKVGISAKNRLKKHRALLYNLFNGIRLSGSKKAGKGE; encoded by the coding sequence TTGGGAATCTCCCTAGCCGACCAGACCATGGATTTTTTATTTTCCTGTGGTGTGGGGTTTGTACTAGGGGCGTTTTATGAGCTGTTCCGGTTTTATCGGATCATCATGCGCCCGGGAAAGGTTCTGGTCTTTTTCCAGGACCTTTTCTATTGGACGGTATGCGGTGTGGCAACCTTTCTCTTTATCTTCTGGGCCAACGCTGGGGAAATCCGGGGGTTTCTCATTGTGGGGGAACTGTTGGGAGCGGTAATCTATTATTGTACCCTAGGGTGGCTGATGCTTCAAAATGCCCGCCTGATCGCCAGGATTCTGCATCGCATTTCCATGTTCCTGAAGAAGTATGTATGGACTCCCCTGACAAAACCTTTCCGTCTTCTTTGGCGTGCCATCCGCAAAAGGACGGGCAAGATCAGCCAGACCACAAAAAAAGTTGGGATATCTGCCAAAAACCGCTTGAAAAAGCACCGGGCATTGTTGTATAATCTTTTTAATGGCATTCGCCTTTCAGGATCAAAAAAGGCCGGCAAAGGGGAGTAG
- a CDS encoding septum formation initiator family protein, with translation MKAVKKKRKSILLRIAVFALAVYLVGSLVNLQLDISASQKKLDSVNEQIREQTLKNEDLSALLDSGEDPEYIERMAREMGYVYPDEQVIVAVNGN, from the coding sequence GTGAAGGCTGTGAAAAAGAAACGCAAAAGCATCCTGTTGAGAATCGCCGTGTTTGCATTGGCGGTTTATTTGGTAGGGTCGCTTGTCAATTTGCAATTGGACATCAGCGCTTCGCAAAAAAAGCTCGATAGTGTCAACGAGCAGATCCGTGAACAGACGCTTAAAAATGAGGATCTGTCAGCCTTGCTGGATTCTGGAGAAGACCCGGAGTACATCGAGCGCATGGCCCGGGAGATGGGTTATGTGTATCCCGATGAGCAGGTCATTGTAGCCGTTAACGGCAATTAA
- a CDS encoding S1 RNA-binding domain-containing protein, giving the protein MQVEVGAILEGKVTGITKFGAFVELPGGKTGLVHISEVASTYVKEIRDYVTENQTVKVKVLSVSDDGKVSLSMKKAEERPNRSASRGRPGSFEWHSPRGEPASFEDMMSKFKQVSEEKMSTLKRNNESRRGSRRAGGPSSRS; this is encoded by the coding sequence ATGCAGGTTGAGGTAGGAGCCATCCTTGAAGGTAAGGTAACAGGCATTACGAAATTCGGCGCATTTGTTGAGCTGCCCGGCGGGAAGACCGGGCTTGTGCACATCTCTGAGGTGGCGTCCACCTATGTCAAAGAGATCCGGGATTATGTGACGGAAAATCAGACGGTCAAAGTCAAGGTGTTGAGCGTCAGCGACGATGGTAAGGTCAGCCTTTCGATGAAAAAGGCGGAGGAACGTCCTAACCGTTCGGCAAGCCGCGGCCGTCCCGGTTCATTTGAGTGGCATAGTCCCCGCGGTGAACCGGCTTCATTTGAGGATATGATGTCCAAATTCAAGCAGGTCAGCGAGGAGAAAATGTCCACCTTAAAGCGCAACAATGAATCAAGGCGCGGTTCCCGGCGCGCAGGTGGCCCTTCCTCCAGATCATAA
- a CDS encoding amidohydrolase, which translates to MLIINAKIYTMAGSVVDNGWVQVNGGKIAGVRNMDQPPESSSQTIIDAKGKWLFPGFIDAHTHLGMWEDGLGFEGDDGNEDTDPSTPQLRAVDAINPMDYCFTEALEAGITTVITGPGSANAIGGQMAAIKTMGKRIDDMIVKAPVAMKFALGENPKTSYHGKSQSPVTRMATASIIREQLNKAKRYEEELQAAAKDPELEEPEYDAKCEALIPLFRKEIKAHFHAHRCDDIFTAIRIAKEFDLEYVIVHGTQGHKATDVLVKEEVDVLAGPVLCDRSKPELKDLTPANPGILDRAGIRTAVVTDHPVIPIQYLPLCAGLAVREGMDWESAIRGLTIVPAQICGIDRQVGSIEPGKDADLVLFDGDPLTLKAKPSLVICNGQIVRE; encoded by the coding sequence ATGCTCATTATCAATGCAAAAATATATACCATGGCAGGTTCAGTGGTGGATAACGGATGGGTTCAGGTAAACGGGGGAAAGATTGCAGGCGTAAGAAATATGGACCAGCCTCCAGAGAGTTCATCCCAGACCATCATTGATGCAAAGGGGAAATGGCTGTTCCCAGGATTCATTGATGCCCACACCCATCTGGGGATGTGGGAAGACGGTCTGGGATTTGAAGGGGACGACGGCAATGAGGACACCGACCCATCCACGCCGCAGCTTCGTGCTGTCGACGCCATTAATCCTATGGATTACTGCTTTACTGAGGCGCTGGAGGCTGGGATTACCACTGTAATTACCGGTCCGGGCAGCGCAAATGCCATCGGCGGCCAGATGGCCGCCATCAAGACGATGGGCAAACGCATTGACGATATGATTGTGAAGGCGCCGGTGGCTATGAAATTTGCGCTGGGAGAGAATCCCAAGACCTCCTATCACGGCAAGAGCCAATCGCCGGTTACCAGGATGGCGACAGCTTCCATCATCCGGGAACAGCTGAACAAAGCCAAGCGGTATGAGGAGGAATTGCAGGCAGCGGCCAAAGATCCCGAATTGGAAGAACCGGAGTACGATGCAAAATGCGAAGCGCTCATCCCACTTTTCCGCAAGGAGATCAAAGCCCATTTTCACGCCCACCGATGTGACGATATTTTTACAGCCATCCGTATTGCAAAAGAGTTTGATCTGGAATATGTAATCGTCCATGGCACGCAGGGACACAAGGCCACCGACGTGCTCGTGAAAGAAGAGGTAGATGTTTTAGCAGGCCCGGTACTGTGCGACCGTTCCAAGCCGGAACTTAAGGATCTCACCCCGGCCAATCCGGGGATTTTGGACCGCGCCGGTATCCGTACGGCGGTTGTTACCGATCATCCTGTAATCCCTATCCAGTATTTGCCCCTGTGTGCCGGACTGGCCGTGAGGGAGGGAATGGATTGGGAATCGGCTATCCGGGGGCTTACCATCGTCCCGGCTCAAATTTGTGGTATTGACCGTCAGGTAGGGTCTATCGAACCAGGAAAGGACGCTGATCTGGTATTATTTGACGGCGACCCTTTGACGTTAAAAGCCAAGCCATCCCTTGTGATCTGTAATGGACAAATCGTGAGGGAATAA
- the hpf gene encoding ribosome hibernation-promoting factor, HPF/YfiA family, with protein sequence MTITITGRKVTLRDSFKQRVEKKLSKLDRLFGPDAQAAVTVTLEKNRQTVEVTIKQKGMTYRAEETAFEMEEAFDKVVDILTRQIRRNKTRLEKRLRIGSIDDIVAGAQEPVEEETDFKVVRTKYLPIKPISVEEAILQMNMLGHEFFMFRNAETSEINVVYRRKNGDYGLLAPEEDE encoded by the coding sequence ATGACGATTACCATTACCGGCAGAAAGGTCACTCTAAGGGATTCCTTTAAACAGCGCGTGGAAAAAAAGCTCTCTAAGTTGGACAGGCTTTTTGGCCCGGATGCGCAGGCAGCTGTCACCGTCACACTGGAAAAAAACCGTCAGACAGTGGAAGTTACCATCAAGCAAAAGGGTATGACCTACCGCGCGGAGGAAACCGCCTTTGAAATGGAAGAGGCCTTTGACAAAGTAGTCGACATCCTCACCCGTCAGATCCGCCGCAATAAGACCCGGTTGGAAAAACGGCTCCGCATTGGTTCCATCGACGACATTGTTGCCGGTGCCCAAGAACCTGTGGAAGAAGAGACCGACTTCAAGGTAGTGCGCACCAAGTATCTTCCCATCAAGCCAATCAGTGTGGAGGAAGCCATCCTGCAGATGAACATGCTGGGTCATGAATTCTTCATGTTCCGTAACGCTGAGACGAGCGAGATCAACGTCGTATACCGCCGTAAAAATGGAGACTATGGTCTGCTTGCGCCGGAGGAAGACGAATAA
- a CDS encoding THUMP domain-containing class I SAM-dependent RNA methyltransferase has protein sequence MERIQLSAPCLFGLEGILASELRRMGAEDVRPDNGRVDFAGDLNMLCRANLGSRFAERIQIELGRFPAKTFDQLFEGVKRLPWEQWIGKKDAFPVKGWALESKLFSVPDCQSIVKKAVVERLKQKYGIGWFEETGAVHQIQFSIHKDEAALFLDTSGAGLHKRGYRPAANQAPIRETLAAAMADLAHVRGYSRVYDPMCGSGTLLIESALIALRIAPGLGRHFAAEKWEGISQEIWRSERQRAIGMIIRDNEFEAFGSDIDAHSLELTLENAHRAGVKDRIRVQQRDVRDFVPEGEKGTVLCNPPYGERLLDMKEAEDLYRILGRRFVKKEGWSYYIISPHDQFEQLFGSKADKRRKLYNGMIKCQYYMYFKDGRPAKKSGTVRR, from the coding sequence ATGGAAAGAATTCAATTATCAGCCCCATGTCTGTTTGGCCTGGAAGGAATACTGGCCAGTGAACTGCGTCGGATGGGGGCGGAGGATGTCCGGCCGGACAATGGCAGGGTAGACTTCGCCGGAGATCTCAATATGCTGTGCCGGGCCAACTTAGGTTCCCGGTTTGCAGAACGCATCCAGATTGAGCTGGGACGTTTTCCAGCCAAGACTTTTGATCAACTGTTTGAAGGGGTCAAACGTCTCCCTTGGGAACAGTGGATCGGTAAAAAGGATGCATTTCCTGTCAAAGGATGGGCGCTGGAGTCCAAATTATTTAGCGTACCGGACTGCCAGTCCATTGTCAAGAAAGCGGTGGTGGAACGGCTCAAGCAGAAGTACGGGATCGGCTGGTTTGAGGAAACAGGAGCGGTACATCAAATCCAATTCTCCATCCACAAGGACGAAGCGGCATTGTTTCTGGATACCTCTGGTGCAGGACTCCATAAACGAGGTTATCGTCCAGCTGCAAACCAGGCCCCCATTCGGGAGACGCTGGCGGCTGCCATGGCTGATTTGGCCCATGTCCGGGGTTACAGCCGCGTATACGATCCCATGTGCGGCTCTGGGACGCTGCTCATCGAATCGGCCCTTATTGCACTGCGCATTGCGCCGGGACTGGGCCGTCATTTCGCGGCTGAAAAATGGGAGGGTATTTCCCAGGAAATATGGAGGAGTGAACGGCAAAGGGCCATTGGGATGATCATCCGGGACAACGAATTTGAAGCCTTTGGATCGGACATCGATGCCCATTCTCTGGAACTGACGCTGGAGAATGCCCATCGTGCCGGGGTCAAGGACCGTATCCGGGTTCAGCAGCGAGATGTACGGGATTTCGTACCGGAAGGAGAGAAGGGGACAGTCCTGTGCAATCCCCCCTACGGCGAACGTCTGCTGGATATGAAGGAGGCGGAGGATCTTTACCGGATTCTCGGCAGACGCTTTGTAAAAAAGGAAGGGTGGAGTTATTATATTATTTCGCCCCATGATCAATTTGAACAGCTGTTTGGATCCAAGGCGGATAAACGTCGTAAACTTTATAACGGCATGATTAAGTGCCAATATTACATGTATTTTAAGGATGGCCGTCCGGCAAAGAAGAGCGGCACAGTCCGTAGATAA
- a CDS encoding co-chaperone GroES — MKISPLADRVVIKMVEAEETTKSGIVLASSAQEKPQVAEVLAVGPGGMVDGKEVVMNIKVGDKVIASKYSGTEVKVDGEEVLIVRQSDILAIVED; from the coding sequence ATGAAGATCAGCCCGCTTGCTGACAGAGTCGTCATCAAAATGGTAGAAGCCGAAGAGACCACAAAATCCGGTATTGTCCTGGCCAGTTCGGCCCAGGAGAAGCCTCAGGTAGCAGAGGTTCTGGCAGTCGGCCCCGGTGGTATGGTGGACGGCAAAGAAGTCGTTATGAACATCAAGGTAGGCGATAAGGTTATTGCCAGCAAATACTCCGGCACAGAAGTCAAAGTGGACGGCGAAGAAGTCCTGATTGTCCGTCAGTCCGATATCCTGGCCATTGTAGAAGACTAA
- the groL gene encoding chaperonin GroEL (60 kDa chaperone family; promotes refolding of misfolded polypeptides especially under stressful conditions; forms two stacked rings of heptamers to form a barrel-shaped 14mer; ends can be capped by GroES; misfolded proteins enter the barrel where they are refolded when GroES binds), whose amino-acid sequence MSKEIRFGAEARQALQAGIDKLADTVKITLGPRGRNVVLDKKFGAPLITNDGVTIAKEIELDDAFENMGAQLVKEVATKTNDVAGDGTTTATLLAQAIVREGMKNVTAGANPMILKKGIQKAVDAAIETVKSHCQKVSGSEDIARVATVSAADEVIGKLIAEAMEKVSADGVITVEDSKTAETYTEVVEGMQFDRGYISPYMVTDTDKMEAVIDDAYLLITDKKISNIQDILPLLEQIVNAGRKLVIIAEDIEGEALTTLLLNKLRGTFVCVGVKAPGFGDRRKEMLQDIAILTGGQVISEEVGLELKTTTMEQLGRAGQVKVQKENTIIVNGAGDSEAIKARVAQIRAQIETSTSEFDKEKLHERLAKLAGGVAVLKVGAATEVEMKEKKLRIEDALSATKAAVEEGIVAGGGVALLNAIPEVRKLLDTTDGDEKTGVKIVLKALEEPVRQIAANAGLEGSIIVDKIVNSGKPRFGYDALHEEYVDMINAGIVDPVKVTRSALQNAASVAAMVLTTESLVADKKEPNPPAAPAAPDMGGMY is encoded by the coding sequence ATGTCAAAGGAAATCCGTTTTGGCGCAGAAGCCCGTCAGGCTTTGCAGGCCGGCATCGATAAGCTGGCTGATACCGTAAAAATCACCTTGGGTCCGAGAGGCCGCAATGTGGTGCTGGATAAGAAATTCGGCGCTCCCCTCATCACCAACGACGGCGTTACCATCGCCAAGGAGATCGAGCTGGACGACGCTTTTGAAAATATGGGTGCTCAGCTGGTCAAAGAAGTGGCCACCAAGACAAATGATGTGGCCGGCGACGGTACTACGACCGCTACTCTGCTGGCTCAGGCCATTGTCCGCGAGGGCATGAAGAACGTCACTGCCGGAGCCAATCCTATGATCCTGAAAAAGGGCATCCAGAAGGCTGTAGACGCCGCCATCGAGACGGTGAAATCCCACTGCCAGAAAGTCAGCGGCTCTGAGGATATCGCCCGTGTAGCCACGGTATCGGCCGCTGATGAAGTTATCGGTAAGTTGATCGCTGAGGCCATGGAAAAGGTATCTGCCGACGGCGTTATCACTGTTGAGGATTCCAAAACCGCCGAGACCTACACCGAAGTGGTGGAAGGCATGCAGTTTGACCGCGGCTATATCTCCCCCTACATGGTTACCGATACCGACAAGATGGAAGCTGTTATCGACGACGCTTACCTGCTGATTACCGACAAGAAGATTTCCAACATTCAGGATATTTTGCCCTTGCTGGAACAGATCGTCAACGCTGGCCGTAAACTGGTCATCATCGCCGAAGATATCGAAGGCGAGGCTCTGACCACCCTGCTGCTCAACAAGCTGCGCGGTACCTTTGTCTGCGTAGGCGTCAAAGCTCCGGGCTTCGGTGATCGCCGCAAGGAGATGCTGCAGGATATCGCCATCCTCACCGGCGGTCAGGTCATTTCCGAAGAAGTTGGTCTCGAACTCAAGACCACTACTATGGAGCAGTTGGGCCGTGCCGGTCAGGTCAAGGTGCAGAAAGAGAATACCATCATCGTCAATGGCGCCGGTGACTCCGAGGCTATCAAGGCCCGTGTAGCTCAGATCCGCGCTCAGATCGAAACCTCCACTTCGGAGTTCGACAAAGAGAAACTGCATGAGCGTCTGGCTAAACTGGCAGGCGGCGTAGCCGTCTTGAAGGTCGGCGCTGCAACTGAGGTAGAGATGAAGGAGAAGAAACTCCGCATCGAAGATGCTCTGTCCGCTACCAAGGCTGCTGTGGAAGAAGGCATTGTTGCCGGCGGCGGCGTGGCTCTGCTCAACGCCATTCCTGAGGTCCGCAAGCTGCTGGATACCACGGATGGCGATGAAAAGACTGGCGTTAAGATTGTCCTGAAAGCTCTCGAAGAGCCGGTTCGTCAGATCGCTGCCAACGCTGGTCTGGAAGGTTCTATCATTGTGGATAAGATCGTAAATTCCGGCAAACCTCGCTTTGGTTACGATGCTCTGCATGAAGAGTATGTGGATATGATCAATGCCGGTATCGTTGATCCGGTTAAGGTTACACGTTCGGCCCTGCAGAATGCAGCTTCTGTGGCCGCTATGGTGTTAACTACCGAGTCTCTGGTTGCCGATAAGAAGGAACCGAATCCTCCTGCAGCTCCTGCTGCACCTGATATGGGCGGCATGTATTAA
- a CDS encoding acyltransferase family protein, producing the protein MMARIGKIESIQGVRGICAIIVLLSHINCMPVSGAMGVAFFFMISGFVMMLSTENSSTIKAKDYFLKRIIRLVPLYWLLTLFVYVLATINPGWFKNTIAEIPYLLKSFFFVPYEYSTIVHDGPLLRNGWTINVEVLFYILFFLSMKIKHQYRGAICSGIIIVFVGIQSIFQIPSPFMRGWFSFSTLYFAVGMMVFMLWKTLSQHRQFSFHRIIEVLKFPVLSVLFLLLSLVYREGALGLIVCALVFTAIVLTNHNGHYQRGFLFLGDISFSVYLIHPFVVLGVSRLIYPLEELNLTTILISIVCIILSVLAGSVSWFIVEKHFTNFLKHKLFKPSYQETDGLKKAS; encoded by the coding sequence ATGATGGCTAGAATTGGTAAAATAGAGTCCATACAGGGCGTCCGAGGGATATGTGCGATCATTGTTTTATTAAGCCATATTAATTGTATGCCGGTGTCAGGTGCAATGGGCGTAGCTTTCTTTTTTATGATCAGTGGATTTGTCATGATGCTATCCACTGAAAATAGCTCCACCATAAAGGCAAAGGACTATTTCTTAAAAAGGATTATCCGATTGGTGCCTCTCTATTGGCTGTTGACTCTATTTGTATATGTTTTAGCTACAATTAATCCCGGATGGTTTAAAAATACAATTGCTGAAATTCCTTATCTTTTAAAGTCATTTTTCTTCGTTCCTTATGAGTATTCTACCATTGTCCATGATGGTCCTTTACTCCGAAACGGTTGGACTATAAATGTTGAAGTTCTGTTTTATATTCTCTTTTTCCTATCTATGAAGATTAAGCATCAGTATCGAGGTGCCATTTGTTCCGGTATTATTATTGTGTTTGTCGGAATTCAAAGTATTTTCCAGATTCCCAGTCCCTTTATGCGGGGTTGGTTCAGCTTTTCCACCCTGTATTTTGCAGTCGGAATGATGGTCTTTATGCTCTGGAAAACCCTTTCTCAACACAGACAATTTTCCTTTCATCGTATCATTGAAGTCTTAAAATTCCCTGTGTTATCGGTGCTCTTCCTGTTGCTTTCACTCGTTTATCGTGAAGGCGCTCTTGGCCTAATTGTATGCGCCCTTGTGTTTACTGCAATTGTCTTGACAAATCATAACGGCCACTACCAACGTGGATTCCTTTTCCTTGGAGACATCAGTTTCTCTGTTTACTTGATTCATCCCTTTGTCGTCCTTGGTGTAAGTCGATTGATTTATCCCTTGGAAGAATTAAATCTTACTACCATTCTTATCAGCATTGTCTGCATCATTCTCAGTGTATTAGCGGGCAGCGTCAGTTGGTTCATTGTAGAGAAGCATTTTACAAACTTCCTTAAACATAAATTGTTTAAGCCTTCTTATCAAGAAACTGATGGCCTGAAAAAGGCTTCTTAA
- a CDS encoding TIGR03915 family putative DNA repair protein, translating into MSHRATVTYLYDGSFEGLLTACFDAWKQPSARIVEHTGFQQQLGEQYVTVETEPCKFSRVYKAILTKLGEQCLRTVYLAYLSHDEERGSKILAFLRLGFRVGRSINRRLADQEVLDIQSLATFVSNERIRMMEFIRFALYEGGIYYARIQPRNHVLPVIMSHFADRLGSIPFIIHDAGRNLAGVWDTREWIIVSAEGMNLPHLHEDEMKWQRLWKRFYDKVAVEGRINPKLRRQMMPKRYWDNLCEMNLLSEESRSF; encoded by the coding sequence ATGTCTCACCGGGCAACTGTAACCTATCTCTACGACGGCAGCTTTGAGGGACTCCTCACCGCCTGTTTTGACGCTTGGAAGCAGCCGTCGGCCCGTATTGTGGAACACACCGGTTTTCAACAGCAGCTAGGGGAACAGTATGTGACGGTAGAAACAGAGCCGTGTAAGTTCAGCCGGGTCTATAAGGCCATTCTCACCAAGTTGGGAGAACAGTGCCTGCGGACGGTATATCTCGCCTATCTCTCCCACGATGAAGAACGTGGGAGTAAAATTCTCGCTTTTCTGCGCCTGGGATTCCGGGTGGGGCGGAGCATCAACCGGCGTTTGGCTGATCAGGAGGTGCTGGATATCCAAAGTCTCGCCACCTTTGTCTCCAACGAACGCATCCGTATGATGGAGTTCATCCGCTTTGCCCTTTACGAAGGAGGCATCTATTACGCCCGCATTCAGCCCCGCAATCACGTGTTGCCTGTTATCATGTCCCATTTTGCCGACCGCTTGGGTTCCATCCCCTTTATCATCCACGACGCTGGACGAAATCTAGCCGGTGTTTGGGACACCCGGGAATGGATCATCGTATCGGCCGAAGGCATGAACCTCCCCCATCTCCATGAGGATGAGATGAAATGGCAGCGGTTGTGGAAGCGGTTTTACGACAAAGTAGCAGTGGAGGGACGCATCAATCCCAAGTTGAGGCGACAAATGATGCCGAAACGGTATTGGGATAACCTATGCGAGATGAACCTTCTTTCAGAAGAATCTCGTTCTTTTTAA
- a CDS encoding putative DNA modification/repair radical SAM protein — translation MELSDKLTILGDSAKYDVACTSSGSSRRGTPGGLGNTVNAGLCHSFAADGRCISLLKVLMTNVCVNDCAYCVNRRSNDVPRATFSPEELAKLTIEFYKRNYIEGLFLSSGILVSPDYTMERMCRCVELLRNKYHFNGYIHAKAIPGASQELITKMGLLCDRMSVNIELPSEQSLTLLAPEKNRNNILKPMGLISSSIHQSRQEMTVYRHAPSFAPAGQSTQMIVGATPDSDFQIMRLSQSLYQKYRLKRVFYSAYIPVGTHPNLPAATTPPPLLREHRLYQADWLLRFYGFSASELLDEQHPNFHPMLDPKCHWALRHMDQFPVEVNTADYSMLLRVPGIGVKSAQRIRTARRESSLDFDHLRKLGVVLKRAVYFITCRGRTYGGIHMDPRFVFHNLVAEGTSHPHALEAPEQLSLFDGASALPTGGDRVKCLTGQL, via the coding sequence ATGGAACTATCTGATAAGCTTACGATTTTAGGGGATTCCGCCAAATACGATGTGGCTTGTACATCCAGTGGGTCCAGCCGCCGGGGAACTCCCGGCGGCCTGGGCAACACCGTCAATGCAGGACTCTGTCACAGCTTTGCCGCCGACGGACGGTGCATTTCCCTGCTCAAGGTGCTGATGACCAACGTATGCGTCAACGACTGCGCCTACTGCGTCAACCGGCGTTCCAACGACGTCCCTCGCGCCACCTTCTCGCCGGAGGAATTGGCAAAGCTAACCATAGAATTCTACAAACGCAATTATATCGAGGGCTTATTTTTAAGCTCCGGTATCCTGGTGTCGCCCGATTATACCATGGAACGCATGTGCCGCTGCGTGGAACTCTTGCGGAACAAATATCATTTTAACGGGTACATCCATGCAAAAGCCATCCCAGGGGCATCCCAGGAGCTCATCACCAAGATGGGGCTTTTATGCGACCGCATGAGCGTCAACATCGAGCTGCCTTCCGAACAGAGCCTTACCCTATTGGCGCCGGAGAAAAACCGGAACAATATCTTAAAACCCATGGGACTGATTTCCAGCTCCATTCATCAAAGCAGGCAGGAAATGACGGTTTATCGTCACGCGCCGTCCTTTGCCCCTGCCGGACAAAGCACCCAGATGATCGTAGGAGCTACACCCGATTCCGACTTTCAAATCATGCGTTTGAGCCAAAGCCTCTACCAAAAATACCGGCTCAAACGGGTGTTTTATTCGGCCTATATCCCAGTAGGCACCCATCCGAATCTGCCGGCTGCTACGACGCCTCCTCCTCTGCTACGGGAACACCGGCTCTATCAGGCCGACTGGCTGCTGCGCTTTTACGGCTTTTCAGCATCCGAGCTTTTGGACGAGCAGCATCCCAACTTTCACCCCATGCTGGATCCAAAATGCCATTGGGCTCTCCGCCATATGGATCAGTTTCCAGTGGAAGTCAACACCGCCGATTACTCTATGCTGCTCCGGGTTCCTGGAATCGGCGTCAAATCGGCCCAGCGCATCCGCACGGCACGTCGGGAGAGTTCCCTGGACTTTGACCATCTGCGCAAACTGGGTGTCGTCCTCAAACGGGCCGTCTATTTTATCACCTGCCGCGGCAGGACTTACGGCGGTATCCACATGGATCCACGTTTTGTTTTTCACAATCTAGTGGCCGAAGGGACAAGCCATCCCCACGCCCTGGAGGCTCCGGAACAACTTTCCCTTTTCGATGGAGCGTCGGCTCTTCCCACAGGAGGTGATCGGGTCAAATGTCTCACCGGGCAACTGTAA